In Methylococcus geothermalis, one genomic interval encodes:
- the fabG gene encoding 3-oxoacyl-ACP reductase FabG, producing MRQALVSGGSGGIGAAICRRLAHDGLHVWVHYHGHREAAERVVDAIRAGGGRAEAIGFDVCDAAAAAAAIETMCAERPIQVLVNNAGIHDDAVFPAMRADQWHRVIDVSLNGFFNLTQPLVLPMIRERWGRIVNIASVAALTGNRGQVNYAAAKGALHSATKSLALELASRGVTVNAVAPGIIETGMAEGAFDRAAIERLVPMKRAGRPDEVAELVAFLASERAAYITGQIISINGGII from the coding sequence ATGAGGCAGGCCCTGGTCAGCGGCGGCAGCGGGGGTATCGGCGCGGCGATTTGCCGCCGGCTGGCGCACGACGGCTTGCACGTCTGGGTGCATTACCACGGCCATCGCGAGGCGGCGGAGCGGGTGGTGGATGCCATCCGCGCCGGTGGCGGCCGTGCGGAGGCGATCGGCTTCGACGTTTGCGACGCGGCGGCGGCCGCGGCGGCCATCGAGACGATGTGCGCCGAACGGCCCATCCAGGTGCTGGTGAACAACGCCGGCATCCACGACGACGCCGTCTTTCCCGCCATGCGGGCCGACCAATGGCACCGGGTCATCGACGTCTCGCTGAACGGCTTCTTCAACCTCACCCAGCCGCTGGTCCTGCCGATGATCCGCGAGCGCTGGGGCCGGATCGTCAACATTGCCTCGGTGGCGGCACTGACCGGCAACCGCGGCCAGGTCAACTATGCCGCCGCCAAGGGCGCATTGCATTCGGCCACCAAGTCGCTGGCGCTGGAGCTGGCCAGCCGGGGCGTGACCGTCAATGCCGTGGCGCCTGGGATCATCGAGACGGGCATGGCCGAAGGCGCGTTCGACCGGGCTGCCATCGAACGGCTGGTGCCCATGAAGCGGGCGGGCCGGCCGGATGAGGTGGCCGAGCTGGTGGCGTTCCTGGCTTCCGAACGGGCCGCCTACATCACTGGGCAGATCATCTCCATCAACGGTGGGATCATCTGA
- a CDS encoding MMPL family transporter — protein MTASRRWPLVVWLVSVCVFAVAAGRMRLATDLSAFLPSRPSASEQLLIDQLREGPASRLILIAVEGATEAVRLRLSGLMADRLRQDARFSAVSNGAAAEGEPERELLFRRRYLLSPAVTPERFSVEGLRAAVRASIDRVASSTGLMTKSLLPSDPTGELLEILDRMETEARPETAGGVWVSRDRKRALLLAQIRAAGSDTDAQQQALAAIRAAFAGAAAQAGGTDARLMLSGPAVFTVEARERIKGEAIRLSAIGTALVVVLLLAVYRSVTALALGLVPVATGAAAGIAAVSLGFGVVYGMTLGFGATLIGEAVDYAIYLFVQAGEGSGEDGRRGWFDLYWSTIRLGVLTSVCGALPLALSGFPGFSQLGVYSIAGLLAAAAVTRWVLPGLLPGHFRIHDLSRAGEVLVRLASRLRPLRWLVPMAVALACAIIGLHRDTLWNEQLGALSPVPVEAQRRDAELRADLGAPDAGYLVVVRGADAESALQAAERASARLAALAGEGVIAGFQSASTYLPSRLTQSRRRDALPEERALRERFAAAVRSLPVRPDRFESFFADVRAAREAPLLTPGDLRGTRFALAVDSLLVPGAAGWTALLPLRAPAEDSGHGLEASRIRAALSDVQEAIFLDLKAETDHLYRGYLAEATRLSAGGAGAIILLLALALRSPGRVLRVCLPLAAGLAVVTAALVASGHQLTMLHLIGMMLAVAIGSNYCLFFDRLNQAGTTAPAGLGRTLVSLTLANLATVAVFGLLAGSSVPVLSAIGVMVAPGTFLALVISAMYSKLDGKCAA, from the coding sequence ATGACCGCTTCGCGGCGTTGGCCGCTCGTCGTCTGGCTCGTCTCGGTCTGCGTCTTCGCTGTGGCGGCGGGTCGCATGCGGCTGGCGACCGACCTGTCGGCGTTCCTGCCGAGCCGCCCCAGCGCGAGCGAGCAGCTGCTGATCGACCAGTTGCGGGAGGGCCCCGCCTCGCGGCTGATCCTGATCGCCGTCGAAGGCGCGACCGAAGCGGTCCGCCTCCGTCTGTCCGGCCTCATGGCGGATCGGCTGCGTCAGGACGCCCGGTTTTCGGCGGTGAGCAACGGCGCAGCGGCCGAGGGCGAGCCCGAACGGGAACTGCTGTTCCGTCGGCGTTACCTGCTGAGCCCGGCCGTGACGCCCGAGCGATTTTCGGTGGAGGGGCTGCGGGCGGCGGTGCGCGCTTCCATCGACCGGGTCGCCTCCTCGACGGGACTGATGACGAAGTCTCTGCTGCCAAGCGATCCCACCGGCGAGCTGCTGGAAATCCTCGACCGTATGGAGACGGAGGCGCGTCCGGAAACCGCCGGGGGAGTCTGGGTGTCGCGGGACCGCAAGCGAGCGCTGTTGCTCGCCCAGATTCGCGCCGCAGGATCGGACACCGACGCGCAGCAGCAGGCGCTTGCCGCGATCCGCGCCGCATTCGCCGGCGCCGCGGCGCAGGCCGGCGGCACCGATGCCCGGCTGATGCTGTCCGGCCCGGCGGTATTCACCGTGGAGGCGCGGGAGCGGATCAAGGGCGAGGCCATCCGCCTGTCGGCGATCGGCACGGCTCTGGTGGTCGTCCTGCTGCTCGCCGTATACCGCTCGGTCACGGCGCTGGCGCTGGGGCTGGTGCCGGTGGCCACCGGCGCGGCGGCCGGCATCGCGGCCGTGAGCCTGGGCTTCGGCGTGGTCTACGGCATGACGCTGGGGTTCGGCGCGACGCTCATCGGTGAAGCGGTGGACTACGCCATCTATCTGTTCGTCCAGGCCGGCGAGGGAAGCGGGGAGGACGGGCGCCGTGGCTGGTTCGATCTGTACTGGTCGACCATCCGGCTGGGGGTGCTGACCTCGGTGTGCGGCGCACTGCCTTTGGCCTTGTCCGGCTTCCCCGGTTTTTCCCAGCTCGGAGTTTACTCGATCGCGGGACTGCTTGCGGCGGCGGCCGTCACCCGCTGGGTGTTGCCGGGCTTGCTGCCCGGACATTTCCGGATTCACGACCTGAGCCGGGCGGGAGAGGTTCTGGTTCGGCTTGCAAGCCGGCTGCGGCCGTTACGGTGGCTGGTGCCGATGGCGGTGGCTCTGGCCTGCGCGATCATCGGGCTGCACCGCGATACCCTGTGGAATGAACAGCTCGGCGCGCTCAGCCCCGTCCCGGTGGAGGCCCAGAGGCGCGACGCCGAACTCAGGGCCGACCTGGGCGCGCCCGATGCGGGCTATCTGGTTGTGGTGCGGGGGGCGGACGCCGAATCCGCCTTGCAGGCCGCGGAGCGTGCCTCGGCGCGCCTGGCCGCGCTGGCGGGAGAAGGCGTCATCGCCGGCTTCCAGAGCGCCTCCACCTATTTGCCCAGCCGCCTGACTCAAAGCCGGCGGCGCGACGCCTTGCCCGAGGAGCGGGCGCTGCGCGAGCGCTTCGCCGCCGCGGTCCGCAGCCTGCCAGTCCGTCCGGACCGATTCGAGAGCTTCTTTGCCGACGTGCGGGCCGCCCGCGAGGCGCCGCTGCTCACGCCGGGGGATCTGCGGGGCACCCGCTTCGCCCTTGCGGTGGATTCCCTGCTGGTGCCCGGCGCGGCGGGCTGGACGGCTTTGTTGCCGCTGCGGGCGCCGGCGGAGGATTCCGGGCATGGATTGGAGGCTTCCCGAATCCGCGCGGCGCTGTCCGATGTTCAGGAGGCGATCTTCCTCGACTTGAAGGCGGAGACCGACCACCTCTACCGCGGCTATCTGGCCGAGGCGACCCGGCTTTCCGCCGGCGGGGCGGGGGCGATCATCCTCCTGCTGGCCCTCGCCTTGCGTTCGCCGGGGCGGGTGCTGCGGGTCTGCCTGCCGCTCGCAGCCGGCCTGGCCGTGGTGACTGCGGCACTGGTGGCGAGCGGACATCAGCTCACCATGCTGCATCTCATCGGGATGATGCTGGCGGTCGCGATCGGCTCCAATTATTGCCTGTTCTTCGACCGCCTCAACCAAGCCGGCACGACGGCTCCGGCCGGGCTGGGAAGGACCCTGGTTTCGCTGACCCTGGCGAATCTCGCCACCGTCGCCGTCTTCGGCCTGCTGGCCGGCTCGTCGGTGCCGGTGCTGAGCGCGATCGGCGTGATGGTGGCGCCGGGGACGTTCCTGGCGCTGGTGATTTCGGCGATGTACTCGAAGCTGGACGGGAAATGCGCGGCATGA
- a CDS encoding beta-ketoacyl synthase chain length factor, with amino-acid sequence MTLLQCHIEGVGAIGPGFASLEEFRKLVETGRADPSAPTPVPPPACLPAAERRRAGTSIKLALAAGLQALEVSGRDPTALSTVFASSGGDGDNCHNLCESLASDDRQISPTRFHNSVHNAPSGYWGIALGATATSTSLCAFDASFGAGLLESMAQLVHDRQPCLLIAYDVPYPDPLDRVRDIGGAMGVALALAPEPTARSLARLTLNLGEGPCSELPEAGLEAMRRGIPAGRGLPLLRALVLSESCRLVIDYLDPLRLELELTPCR; translated from the coding sequence ATGACCCTACTGCAATGTCATATCGAGGGCGTGGGCGCGATCGGCCCGGGTTTCGCCAGCCTTGAAGAATTCCGGAAGCTGGTCGAGACGGGCCGGGCCGATCCCTCTGCGCCGACCCCGGTGCCGCCGCCGGCCTGTCTGCCGGCGGCGGAGCGGCGGCGCGCCGGGACCTCGATCAAGCTCGCCCTGGCCGCAGGGTTGCAGGCATTGGAGGTCTCCGGGCGCGATCCCACGGCGCTCTCGACGGTATTCGCCTCCTCCGGCGGGGATGGGGATAACTGCCACAACCTCTGCGAGTCCTTGGCGTCCGACGACCGGCAGATTTCCCCCACGCGGTTTCACAACTCGGTCCACAACGCCCCCTCCGGCTACTGGGGCATCGCCCTCGGCGCCACGGCGACCTCGACCAGCCTGTGCGCGTTCGACGCCAGTTTCGGCGCGGGGCTCCTCGAATCGATGGCGCAGCTCGTCCATGACCGCCAGCCATGTCTGCTCATCGCTTACGACGTGCCGTATCCCGATCCCCTCGACCGGGTTCGGGACATCGGCGGGGCCATGGGTGTGGCTCTGGCGCTGGCGCCCGAGCCCACGGCCCGGAGCCTGGCGCGGCTAACGCTGAATCTGGGGGAGGGGCCGTGCAGCGAGCTGCCGGAAGCCGGTCTGGAAGCCATGCGGCGCGGCATTCCCGCCGGTCGCGGGCTGCCCTTGCTGCGGGCTTTGGTGCTTTCGGAGTCGTGCCGTCTCGTCATCGATTATCTCGATCCACTGCGGCTGGAACTGGAGCTTACGCCATGCCGCTAG
- a CDS encoding LpxL/LpxP family acyltransferase has protein sequence MNDSSPQRESAAAPHWAERPERSNMFFLRIMAWISLHLGRRAGRLVLHLIVIYFLLFAAGAHRASRNYLSRVLGRPPRLADCYRHFFRFASTIHDRVYLLNDEFARFDVAIVGEEAMHEVLAEGRGAFLLGAHFGSFEVLRAVARQRPGLEPAMVMYEENARKINAMLAAIAPGRVGDVIPLGRVDAMLRLREALDRGKIVGMLGDRTLGSEPAMKLPFLGGVARFPTGPLRMAALMKRPVLFMAGLHRGGNRYEIHFERLADFSDISADQAEAVPAALARYVSRLEAFCRAQPYNWFNFFDFWAASEGRTEVEG, from the coding sequence ATGAACGATTCGTCCCCGCAGCGCGAGTCGGCAGCCGCCCCGCACTGGGCGGAGCGGCCCGAGCGCAGCAACATGTTCTTCCTGCGGATCATGGCGTGGATTTCGCTGCATCTGGGCCGGCGCGCCGGGCGCCTGGTGCTTCATCTCATCGTGATCTATTTCCTGCTGTTCGCGGCCGGCGCCCACCGGGCGTCCCGGAACTATCTGAGCCGGGTGCTCGGGCGTCCGCCCCGGCTCGCCGATTGCTATCGCCACTTCTTCCGTTTCGCCTCCACCATCCACGACCGGGTGTACCTGCTCAACGACGAGTTCGCCCGTTTCGATGTCGCCATCGTCGGGGAAGAAGCGATGCACGAGGTCCTGGCCGAGGGACGGGGCGCTTTCCTGCTGGGGGCGCATTTCGGCAGTTTCGAGGTGTTGCGCGCGGTCGCCAGGCAGCGTCCCGGTCTCGAGCCGGCGATGGTCATGTACGAGGAGAACGCCCGCAAGATCAACGCCATGCTCGCGGCGATCGCTCCCGGCCGGGTTGGAGATGTCATTCCGCTGGGACGGGTCGATGCCATGCTGCGGCTGCGCGAGGCGCTGGATCGGGGCAAGATCGTCGGCATGCTGGGCGACCGCACGCTGGGTTCCGAGCCCGCCATGAAGTTGCCGTTCCTGGGCGGGGTGGCGCGGTTTCCGACCGGTCCTTTGCGGATGGCGGCGCTCATGAAGCGGCCGGTGCTGTTCATGGCCGGGCTGCATAGGGGCGGCAACCGCTACGAGATCCATTTCGAGAGGCTGGCGGATTTCTCCGACATATCCGCTGATCAGGCCGAAGCGGTACCCGCCGCCCTGGCCCGCTATGTATCCCGCCTGGAAGCTTTCTGCCGTGCCCAGCCTTACAACTGGTTCAATTTTTTCGATTTCTGGGCCGCGAGCGAAGGGCGGACCGAAGTCGAGGGGTAG
- a CDS encoding LolA-related protein, producing MGFRAGFIGFFLALIAFATAAQAEPWSLAQLMRALAAQTSGTAEFVEKKYVSVLTEPVESSGELSFAAPDRLEKRTIRPLRERLVLEGERLSLERGSERRSVGLDEYPEIAALVGSIRSTLMGDCAALEKIYRLSLNGDARRWTLLLVPSTPAVAERVAYIRIGGSDGRVDRVEIHQPGGDYSVMSIREIPQR from the coding sequence ATGGGATTTCGCGCGGGATTCATCGGCTTTTTCCTCGCCCTGATCGCCTTTGCTACGGCGGCGCAGGCCGAGCCCTGGAGTCTCGCCCAGTTGATGCGGGCGCTTGCCGCCCAGACCTCCGGCACGGCCGAGTTCGTGGAAAAAAAATACGTCTCGGTATTGACCGAGCCGGTCGAGTCCTCGGGCGAGCTGTCGTTCGCCGCACCGGACCGGTTGGAGAAGCGGACGATCAGGCCGCTGAGGGAGAGGCTGGTGCTGGAAGGCGAGCGCCTGAGCCTGGAGCGGGGAAGCGAGCGCCGCAGCGTGGGATTGGATGAATACCCTGAAATCGCCGCCCTGGTCGGCAGCATCCGCTCCACCCTGATGGGCGACTGCGCCGCTCTGGAAAAAATCTACCGGCTGTCCCTCAATGGTGATGCCCGCCGTTGGACGTTGCTGCTGGTCCCTTCAACACCGGCGGTGGCCGAACGGGTCGCCTACATCCGCATTGGCGGTTCGGACGGCAGGGTCGATCGGGTCGAAATCCACCAGCCCGGCGGCGACTACTCGGTCATGTCGATCCGGGAGATTCCGCAGCGATGA
- a CDS encoding beta-ketoacyl-[acyl-carrier-protein] synthase family protein produces MVPILISAFTATSSLGCGCEAMLHALAEGECGLAPCRFETVDLNTFVGEVTGVDQIVIPSGLSAFDCRNNRLALLGLGQDGFEDAVRESVRRFGTRRVGVFIGTSTSGMLETELAYRRRDPDSGALPADFDYGGTHNCFSVGAFVRDHFGIEGPAVVVSSACSSSAKVFGNAARMIQAGLIDAAVVGGVDSLCLTTLYGFNSLELLSPRPCRPFDAHRDGISIGEAAAFALLQRTPDDAGPEALFLLGIGESSDAYHMSAPHPEGRGAKAAIGAALASAGLSPAQIGYVNLHGTGTRANDAAEALAVQAVFGDAVACSSTKGSTGHTLGAAGAVEAVISLLAIRHGFMPAGVNTGLLERGFELDYVRSRRQARLETVLSNSFGFGGSNCSLVFGRL; encoded by the coding sequence GTGGTTCCCATTCTGATTTCAGCCTTTACCGCCACCAGTTCGTTGGGATGCGGGTGCGAGGCGATGCTTCATGCTTTGGCAGAGGGCGAGTGCGGGCTTGCACCCTGCCGGTTCGAAACGGTCGATCTGAACACATTCGTCGGTGAAGTCACGGGAGTCGATCAAATCGTCATTCCCTCCGGCTTGTCCGCGTTCGATTGTCGCAACAACCGGTTGGCCCTGCTCGGGCTGGGACAGGACGGCTTCGAGGATGCGGTGCGGGAGTCGGTGCGGCGGTTCGGGACGCGCCGCGTCGGCGTGTTCATCGGCACCAGCACCTCCGGCATGCTGGAGACGGAACTGGCCTATCGCCGGCGCGATCCGGACAGCGGGGCTTTGCCGGCGGATTTCGACTATGGCGGGACCCACAACTGTTTTTCCGTCGGCGCTTTCGTGCGCGACCATTTCGGTATCGAGGGTCCGGCGGTGGTGGTGTCTTCCGCCTGCTCGTCCAGCGCCAAGGTCTTCGGCAATGCTGCCCGCATGATTCAGGCGGGGCTGATCGACGCGGCCGTGGTCGGCGGCGTCGACTCGCTGTGCCTGACCACGCTGTACGGATTCAATTCGTTGGAGCTGCTTTCGCCCCGGCCTTGCCGGCCTTTCGACGCCCATCGCGATGGCATCTCGATCGGGGAGGCGGCGGCTTTCGCCCTGCTGCAACGGACCCCGGACGATGCCGGACCCGAGGCCCTGTTTCTGCTCGGTATCGGCGAGAGCAGCGACGCTTATCACATGTCGGCACCGCATCCGGAAGGGAGGGGCGCCAAGGCGGCGATCGGCGCAGCATTGGCATCGGCCGGCCTGTCGCCGGCGCAGATCGGCTACGTCAACCTGCACGGCACCGGCACCCGTGCCAACGACGCGGCGGAGGCCTTGGCCGTGCAAGCGGTCTTCGGCGATGCCGTGGCCTGCAGTTCCACCAAGGGCTCGACCGGCCATACCCTGGGGGCGGCGGGGGCCGTCGAGGCTGTCATCAGCCTCCTGGCGATCCGCCACGGGTTCATGCCCGCGGGCGTGAATACGGGGCTCTTGGAACGGGGATTTGAGCTGGACTATGTCCGCTCCCGCCGCCAAGCGCGTCTGGAGACCGTGCTGTCGAATTCGTTCGGATTCGGCGGTTCCAACTGTTCGCTGGTGTTCGGACGGTTATGA
- a CDS encoding cation:proton antiporter — MSAAPATTVSVHAAETLLFFTLLQLAVIVLIGRIGGALASRAGQSPVVGEIIGGIVLGPSLFGLLSPDIFKFVFRSAPPEPLTILSQLGLILLMFQIGLEFDFSHLKERRNRRAVRDVALAGLALPFVLGLGFGYQTAPLLSPDADRLASSLFIATAFSITALPILGRIMIEFGMTDHKLGVIAISVAAINDVVGWLLLALVTTLTVAEYSHAEFALKVGLVAAFVVLSWFVVRPGMKWLVRRFQTSEAGLSGNLLGVLLAGIFLAGMCTYELGIFAIFGGFMMGVVLHDEPELRAAWKEKVGHFVTVFFLPIFFTYTGLRTEIGGLDTLQLWGWCALIVLLATVGKFGGAYVAARLSGLGRHESAILGIMMNTRALMELIVLNVGYDLGVISRNVFTMLVLMAIVSTVLTTPCLRVWLPKAGFALPGRR, encoded by the coding sequence ATGAGCGCGGCTCCGGCGACAACCGTATCGGTCCACGCGGCTGAAACCCTGCTGTTTTTCACCCTGCTGCAGCTCGCCGTCATCGTGCTGATCGGGCGGATCGGCGGCGCCCTGGCCTCGCGCGCCGGCCAGTCGCCGGTGGTGGGCGAAATCATCGGCGGCATCGTTTTGGGTCCCTCCCTGTTCGGGCTGCTCTCGCCCGACATCTTCAAGTTCGTGTTCCGCTCCGCACCGCCCGAGCCGCTCACCATCCTCTCGCAGCTCGGCCTGATCCTGCTGATGTTCCAGATCGGCCTGGAGTTCGATTTCTCGCATCTGAAGGAGCGGCGCAACCGCCGCGCGGTCCGCGACGTCGCCTTGGCCGGCCTGGCGTTGCCGTTCGTGCTCGGTCTGGGGTTCGGCTATCAGACCGCGCCGCTGCTTTCCCCCGACGCCGACCGCCTCGCCTCGTCGCTGTTCATCGCCACCGCCTTTTCGATCACCGCCCTGCCGATCCTGGGCCGGATCATGATCGAATTCGGCATGACCGATCACAAACTCGGCGTGATTGCCATCAGCGTGGCGGCGATCAACGACGTGGTCGGCTGGCTGCTGCTGGCGCTGGTGACCACCCTCACGGTCGCCGAATACTCCCATGCCGAATTCGCGCTCAAAGTGGGGCTGGTCGCCGCCTTCGTCGTGCTGAGCTGGTTCGTGGTGCGGCCGGGGATGAAGTGGCTGGTGCGGCGCTTCCAGACGTCCGAAGCCGGTCTGTCGGGCAACCTGCTCGGCGTGCTGCTGGCCGGGATATTCCTCGCCGGCATGTGCACCTACGAGCTGGGGATCTTCGCGATCTTCGGCGGCTTCATGATGGGCGTCGTGCTGCACGACGAACCCGAACTCCGCGCCGCCTGGAAGGAGAAGGTAGGGCACTTCGTGACGGTGTTCTTTCTCCCCATCTTCTTCACCTACACCGGCCTGCGCACCGAGATCGGCGGACTGGACACCCTGCAACTGTGGGGCTGGTGCGCGCTCATCGTCCTGCTCGCCACCGTGGGCAAGTTCGGCGGCGCCTATGTCGCGGCCAGGCTGTCCGGCCTCGGTCGCCACGAGTCGGCCATTCTCGGCATCATGATGAACACCCGGGCCCTCATGGAATTGATCGTGCTCAACGTCGGCTACGACCTCGGCGTGATTTCCCGCAACGTCTTCACCATGCTGGTGCTGATGGCCATCGTCAGTACCGTCCTGACCACGCCCTGTTTGAGGGTTTGGTTGCCGAAGGCGGGGTTTGCATTGCCTGGCCGACGCTGA
- a CDS encoding hotdog family protein — translation MPLDRDWIAQRIPHAGAMCLLDRVLAWDSDRLRCLATSHLRPDNPLRSGGCLSAVCGIEYAAQATAVHGALRADGREEAPRSGFLVSVRNVEFKVRRLDTLDGDLVVEAERLTGDGNDALYRFRLLAADGRELLTGRLAMRLDAEAGEGGAKP, via the coding sequence ATGCCGCTAGACCGCGACTGGATCGCGCAGCGAATCCCGCACGCCGGCGCCATGTGTCTTCTGGACCGCGTGCTGGCCTGGGATAGCGACCGGCTGCGCTGCCTGGCCACCAGCCACCTTCGCCCGGACAACCCGCTCCGCTCGGGTGGTTGCTTGTCGGCGGTCTGCGGGATCGAATATGCGGCCCAGGCCACCGCCGTGCATGGCGCATTGCGCGCCGACGGACGCGAAGAGGCGCCGCGCAGCGGCTTCCTGGTCAGCGTGCGCAACGTCGAATTCAAAGTACGCCGGCTGGACACGCTGGACGGCGATCTCGTGGTCGAGGCGGAACGCCTCACGGGGGACGGCAATGACGCGCTCTATCGATTCCGTCTTCTGGCGGCGGATGGCCGGGAGCTGCTGACCGGGCGTCTCGCGATGCGGCTGGACGCGGAAGCGGGTGAAGGAGGAGCGAAACCATGA
- a CDS encoding polysaccharide deacetylase family protein produces the protein MKARHGQRWTPSLGIKASVVLHGAAAALTLWRPESWSWALGAVAANHALLTVAGLWPHSRVLGPVMTRLPPDAAARGEVAITIDDGPDPEVTPQVLAILDAYGAKATFFCIGRRAREHAALCADIAARGHAVENHSYSHRHTFSLSGLSGFERELRRAQEALAGITGRAPRFFRAPAGLRNPLLDPVLARQGLSLVSWTRRGFDTRRGQPQRVLASLTGKLQAGDILLLHDGNAARSDSGQAVILEVLPRLLETMGERQLHPVTLRAACP, from the coding sequence ATGAAGGCGAGGCATGGGCAGCGCTGGACGCCTTCCCTCGGCATCAAGGCTTCCGTGGTCCTCCATGGCGCGGCGGCCGCGCTGACCCTGTGGCGGCCCGAATCGTGGTCCTGGGCGCTGGGGGCGGTGGCCGCCAACCACGCCTTGCTCACGGTGGCGGGCTTGTGGCCGCACAGCCGCGTGCTCGGCCCGGTCATGACCCGCTTGCCGCCGGACGCCGCGGCGAGGGGCGAGGTGGCCATCACCATCGACGACGGTCCCGACCCCGAGGTGACGCCCCAGGTGCTGGCTATCCTGGATGCCTATGGAGCGAAGGCCACTTTCTTCTGCATCGGCCGCAGGGCCCGGGAGCACGCCGCGCTTTGCGCCGACATCGCCGCCCGCGGCCATGCGGTGGAAAATCACAGCTACAGCCATCGCCACACGTTTTCCCTGTCTGGTCTGAGCGGATTCGAGCGCGAATTGCGTCGGGCGCAGGAAGCGCTCGCCGGAATCACCGGGCGAGCACCCCGGTTCTTCCGGGCGCCGGCCGGCTTGCGCAATCCCCTGCTCGATCCGGTCCTGGCCCGGCAGGGTCTCTCCCTGGTGAGCTGGACCCGGCGCGGCTTCGACACCCGCCGCGGCCAGCCGCAGCGCGTGCTCGCCTCGCTGACCGGCAAACTTCAGGCCGGAGACATCCTGCTGCTGCACGACGGCAACGCCGCGCGTTCCGATTCCGGCCAGGCCGTCATCCTCGAAGTGCTGCCGCGGCTCCTCGAGACCATGGGGGAGCGGCAACTGCATCCCGTCACTCTCCGCGCCGCCTGCCCATGA
- a CDS encoding class I SAM-dependent methyltransferase has protein sequence MTENFKRLLVETAAAPYRRAGYFAWHFARGKLRADPVFMALFERHLLPERARLLDLGCGQGLLASLLLAAHSLRASGLWPQCWTPPPRLDALRGIELMAADVARARTALAERAEIVEGDIRRTDFGIADAIVVLDVLHYMTYADQETVLRRIRNALTPRGVLLLRVGDAEGGLPFLISLWVDRLVTFLRGHRLPSLYCRPLRVWRRLLEELGFSVEAIPMSEGTPFANVLLAARHEGSHSA, from the coding sequence ATGACCGAAAACTTCAAACGGTTGCTCGTCGAAACCGCCGCCGCGCCATACCGCCGGGCCGGATACTTCGCCTGGCATTTCGCCCGCGGCAAGCTCAGGGCCGATCCGGTATTCATGGCGTTGTTCGAGCGCCATCTGCTGCCCGAGCGGGCGAGGCTCCTGGACCTCGGCTGTGGCCAGGGGTTGTTGGCGTCTCTTCTTCTCGCAGCCCATTCCTTGCGTGCGTCGGGCCTTTGGCCGCAGTGCTGGACGCCGCCGCCTCGGCTCGATGCCCTGCGCGGCATCGAACTGATGGCCGCCGACGTCGCCCGGGCCAGGACGGCCCTGGCGGAGCGGGCCGAGATCGTCGAAGGAGACATCCGCCGGACCGATTTCGGCATCGCCGATGCCATCGTCGTGTTGGACGTGCTGCATTACATGACGTATGCGGATCAGGAAACCGTGCTGCGCCGCATCCGCAATGCACTCACCCCCCGCGGCGTGCTGCTGCTCAGGGTGGGGGACGCGGAGGGTGGCTTGCCGTTCCTGATCAGCCTATGGGTCGATCGTCTGGTGACCTTTCTGCGCGGACACAGATTGCCGTCGCTGTACTGCCGCCCCTTGCGGGTTTGGCGGCGCCTGCTGGAAGAACTCGGCTTCAGTGTCGAAGCGATTCCGATGAGCGAAGGGACGCCGTTTGCCAATGTGCTCCTGGCGGCGCGGCATGAAGGCTCTCATTCGGCATGA